Sequence from the Amaranthus tricolor cultivar Red isolate AtriRed21 chromosome 1, ASM2621246v1, whole genome shotgun sequence genome:
GGACATGACCATAACAGCACAGGCATACAGATCGGGGAGTTTAGGACAAGTGGGTCTAGGGGATGGAACAACAAGCAAGTATGTAGTAgatcaatcaacaaaacaaaagaattatCCTGCGCTTCACCGACAACGGCGCCAAAAACTTGATATGCAAATTTTAATTAACCGCAAGCGCACAGTGTACGTGTAGTTATACGGGTCGAACTCAAGGAAGCGAGTTAACTAGTTTGTTCGGTTTATGACTACGAGACACGGATAAACAAATAATTGGTTTAAGAATCTAACACTACTATAAGCAATAACtaaaatgatgtaagtaaaaGTATTTAATAAAGCTAAGACAATGATTAAAACaaagatgataataataagGCAAATCTAATGTCAGGAATcacctaattctaacatgggagtcaATTGCTCTCATAATTGTACGAATTTGAGTCTTTGGCATaattaaacgtgatctaattaatctcaatctTCCGCTCTATTGATCAATATTGGTTTTAGACCTTACTAGTATTAattctcaaacttccgttttgtTGGCTAaactaataagaatttaacttaaatatatctcaattctaaattaatcctaatcacaacttccgttttattgaaaaggttaataaagataattaaactaaaattcatTAAGCATGGGTTTAATCATAGActcaaatttcacacaattaatcgataaaatatcatTCAATGCCTTGAATTAGGGTTTATCTCCTAACTCTAGAGAGGAAAACTATACACTAGACATGATGATGAACATGCaattgatgatgaatgaaaCCCTAATTGAAATTCTACACatgaaaatgatgaataatTTAATGCAAAAAGACaagtaataaagtaataaaacaAGAACGCTTACTAATTGGGAAGAACATAAACGTAAATTGCAATGAAAATAAATGTAACAATGGAGTTTAACAATGAAAGCTCTCAAAGAAGAAATAACAAAAGAGAGAAAGCTGAAagctttaaattaaaactaagaaaaaactgaccaatgattaaaaataactaCCATTATTTATAGTGACTCCAAAAAATAACCGTCAATTGCACATGAAAAATACCTGACATGCtggcgacgagtcgtggcataTGTGGGATGGCTGGTCACTTTGGCTTTGGAATGCTTTGATGACTTCAGTGATATGCAACGAGTCGTAACATCCTggggacgactcgtcgcttttgtTTTGGACTCCAGTAGTTGAGCGGCGGGTCGTGGCTTTTTGATACACCTTAACTACGACTCGTTTCTTTCACTTGAGGCTTGTTTGGCTCGATCTCTTTACTTCCTTAGGGGTCTTAGGCCATTTCTCCAAGTCTTCACACTTTTATCAATCCCGGAAcctaataaaactataatttttgcctcaaaattacataaaatacaatattaaaCATGTGagacaaaaatatcaaataatactATCAACATTACCTAAAACCTACTAAAACATCACACAAGGAGCATAAAAGTGACATAACTAAGTGTAAATAATCGCacatatcaatttttaattatacaaatttatagatagttaaaattaaattaaggcattaaataaagtgtaaaaagaaaatgagataattgattaaaattaatgCCCCTTCAAATACGGAAATGAATACTCAGCTAGCTAGCTCTTCAGTCGTGACTTCTCTTAACTATAGCTGGATTCCCGAGTAGCACAaattgtttacacatcattttcAGTTCtatgctatttttttttcctaaccctttgtattagtataatttatactccctcctattcactttaagagtttcatttgacttttcacagattttaaggagagttaaaagtgggatcctaagggtaggaaagagagtggtattatgagtttttaatataagggaggaaaattagtatgggtaatagaGGGTAtgattgaaaataggataaagctactaagggcataaaagtcaaaaacccataccaaaaatagaaatggaacaattaaggtgacttgaccataaaaagaaatgggacacataagttgaataggagggagtattttattGGCTATTTTATCCATTTCTTATAAATTGcgttttaacatttttatttttgcaaatCTTTTAATGAAagttaattaattcattttggATGTATGAAACTAATTATGGATGATATAATTGATAATTCTACTATTGTATTGAGCTCTAAGTTAACAAATAGTAATActcatttgaaaaaaattaaaagaaaaaattggcAATATAAGTTAATTTTGAAAATGAAGATACAAGtacataaaaatttatgttaaaatttttagaattttgataaattaacataaatttaaaataattcatatatattttccttatattaccatttttgcTATATGTCTTCACTATGATATAGCACTCACACATACATATAAAGTTAAATCTATAAAATCATGTCACGAGGAATGTACATGGTTTGTTGAATGTGTGCTTGTATTGTAAGAGTGTCGAACATGGATCTGAATCTGACCTTTAAATATGTAGATTTTAATCAGATCGGGCTTTAAATAGGCCATTCTTTAAACATGCCCTTTAAttacataaatgaaaaaaaccttttattattattttacttgaaTTATGATACATTAATATTAAGTTTATGTGGCCTAATagtctaattaattaatatttgacaaaagtaaataattaaattataagatATTATTACaagaacaaaataataaatggaTTGGTCAGAGTTGGACCAGGTCAAAAGAATCCTGCTCAATTTGATCccgtttaatttttttatttgagccCGAGGCCGACCTGACCCTTATTTAGCCCATTCTCATGTCTAGATACAACATAAGCCTATACTTCATCTGTCCTTTTAAATTTGCACCATATaactcaaatatatatttttttatttggaataaaatgtctatacaaactAAAAGGAATGGGAATAGTATAATTGTATAAAGTATGTAGTCTAAAACCTAACCGATGGTATAATTTTTCTATGTCCCTTTTGAGTTGCCCAACAAGATGTTTGACGCAAATACTTTTAAAGTGAGAATTAAGAGGATGCTAATGATAttgaaacagaaaataaataTGCGAATTAAAATCGAATCAAAGAgtgataaaaataattttcatatcAAAAATGAAGCATATGAATTAAGTGAGATACACAAAATTAGAGAATGTAGcaaactaaaaatatattacaaGATATGCAATACAACACCTTACACTATAATAGTTCGTGTCGTTGAgtcaaattatttgtttttaaaacaATATGAGTAAAAAATTGAatccaaaaaattatattatattttagttGAAATAACTCAATAAGTACTATTTTTTTCAGTCGTGTCAAAAAACATTttgtcaaaataaaaataatatggtGTTGAGAAAGTACAATACAAACAATACTAGTTGAAGATTTACACATCAAGCTAGCATGTAAAGCCGCCAGCGCGCGCACGCGCGcgcacacacatatatatatatatatatatatatatatatatatatatatatatatatatatatataaaaaagataGAAGTAATTTATTTCCTTTTaagaaatcaatttttaaaaatagtgGTTACATAGCATATAATAATTGTGGGTTAAATCTACCAACAATTGATAACTAGCGATCACATGTGGAGAATAATTTAGCAAGTATTGTCAAACCCATACAAAAAAACAATGATTTATACTACTAAAGATAAATATGATAacatacttttattttaaatgatagGATAGTAAGGCGAGAATTAAATATAGAATTTTATGTGTTTACTCTCTAACTAACTAAAATACAATTGGAACCTCAAATAgataatattatattacttCTACTTGCAAATTACAATAGTATAAGCTACCAAAACAGGCCGGTTATAAGAAAAAGTGATGCATTCATAACACCTAATCCtattaattattcaattaaaaataattaagttgaataaaaaaaatcttattgaAGACCGTCCTATACATTTGgtcatcttttatttttaattttttcttctcAATTTTATCAATGCCAATAAAACCATGTGAGTATGTGACTCCATTTGAAACTtttgagtattattttttatcattatgcCTAGTAAATTCTGCATATAGCAAGAATATAGGGTAGAAGACTCGTGAGTATTATTGTATCATTTATCAACCCATCACTATAACAttctattcattttaattactctaatttaaattgaaataaaataaaagagtaataaaaatatgtaaatataaaccTTTTAATAAAACGAAAGTTTAATAAAATTGATGCATAAATCATAAAGCTAAGatttaaatttaaagtaaaGCTGAAAGaataaacttcaaaaaaaatccaataaactaagagaaaacatataaaatttaatataaaaaagaatattttatcatttcaaaataaaaaaatttcaatggtTAAGAatgattaaattataaaatatcaaaGTAGTAGTAGTTAAGATTGAAATAGATATTTTGAGAACTTATATGTAGGACATGAGCACatgtaaaagaataaaaaaaaaaaaaaaaaaaattcatgtcTAAAAAAATGGACTTGGTCAACATTAGCAATGTACCTCTATTATTATCACTAATCAATAATTGTGCACCTTTAAAAGAGAGATACCATACACCAATCAATAAAACCATTTTACCCACAagactaaaaaaaaaaccttatctACCAAAATGATACCCAATTCctccaaaatcatattattcTTATTTCTATCATTATGCTCAACTTGCCTAGTTCATGTAGTAGCCACCACCAACAATGATCTATCAACTACTAGAAGAGAAGCCATTGAAATCATCATTGGTGGCGGGTCGTTCCCCATTGGACCGACCCCAATCGATTGTGCACCACCGCCACCGCCGCCACCACCACCGTgtccaccaccaccatcaccaccgGTCGGGCCGAGTAGGGTTGAGATAGCCACGAAGGTTATACAAAAATTTCTTAAACGTATTAGTAGTGACAAATGTGGGTTAAGCATGAAAATGCCTAGTATGCCGAACTTTTGTAAGTCCTCTAAATTTGGGTGTGCTCTTCTTCCACACTCTCATCAACAAGGCCTTTATACAATTCAATTTAACGAGTGTTATATTAAAGGTAAAAATATTACCTTAGAAGGCTTTATAGATAAACTCCCCGATATATCCATTTTCCATGTAAACTCCAATTCTTTTGGAGGAGAAGTTCCTAAATTAAGTCACCTTCAATACCTTTACGAATTAGATCTTAGTAACAACGGGTATACGGGTGCATTCCCAAATAATGTACTCGGAGCAACCGAATTAATCTACCTGGACCTCCGATTTAACCACTTCGAAGGCCCAATTCCGGCCCAAGTATTTAACCTAGATCTTTATGTCCTTTTTCTAAACGACAACAAATTTTGTAAGGACCTCCCTTCAAATTTAGGGTCAACCCGAGTATCATTCCTTACTTTAGCAAACAACCAATTTACGGGCCCGATACCCAAGTCCATTAAGCAAGCCCACAACCTTCTAGAAgtttcattcttaaataatcatctTTCTGGGTGTCTTCCGTATGAAATTGGGTACTTAAAAAATACCACTTATTTTGATGCTTCAAAAAACTTCTTAACGGGCCCAATACCCCGTTCATTTGGGTGTTTAGCTAAAATGCAATATCTTATTTTGTCAAGTAATAAGCTATATGGGCCCGTACCCGAAGAATTATGTAAATTGCCTAATCTCAAAACTTTGACTTTAAGTTCTAATTATTTTACACAAGTGGGACCAGAATGTATGAAATTGATGAGAAAAGGGGTATTAAAAGTGGAGAAAAATTGTATATTGGGCCTTCCGGGTCAAAGAGATTGGGATACTTGTAAATGGTTTTTTAATGAGCCCAAACCATGTGGGGATGGTAATGATGAAAGTAGCAATTATATTCCTTGTAAGGCTACTGCTGATTATTTGAATTCTGAGGTGTTATTAGATGCTGTTCCTGAATCTGAGCCACCTTTCATTCATGGGTTTCTTGCTCCTGGTACAAACTAAGGCAATTATAagcttttattatttatgtaatttttttttttaaaagttgtaTTTATgtagtacttcctccgttccattatacttgccaCATTTGAAaagtataatataatagtaataataattcatttgttgtaattagaatattgttttttcctttaaatGTAACAAAAATAGTACAcgttttgtttcattttaaatgtcatatttgttttttcacttttgttaatatattaattcaataattaatattgatgattgtgtataattaaaagtttttttacaataaatattaataaacttatacTGAGatgatcaaataagattttatttgactatatttgaATGCatgaattaagaataaaatacaaattatgagTGATGGATGAATAGAAGTTTAAAGTAATGAGATATTCAAAAAGAGATGAAGAGATTAATATACTCCCTc
This genomic interval carries:
- the LOC130825183 gene encoding uncharacterized protein At4g06744-like — translated: MIPNSSKIILFLFLSLCSTCLVHVVATTNNDLSTTRREAIEIIIGGGSFPIGPTPIDCAPPPPPPPPPCPPPPSPPVGPSRVEIATKVIQKFLKRISSDKCGLSMKMPSMPNFCKSSKFGCALLPHSHQQGLYTIQFNECYIKGKNITLEGFIDKLPDISIFHVNSNSFGGEVPKLSHLQYLYELDLSNNGYTGAFPNNVLGATELIYLDLRFNHFEGPIPAQVFNLDLYVLFLNDNKFCKDLPSNLGSTRVSFLTLANNQFTGPIPKSIKQAHNLLEVSFLNNHLSGCLPYEIGYLKNTTYFDASKNFLTGPIPRSFGCLAKMQYLILSSNKLYGPVPEELCKLPNLKTLTLSSNYFTQVGPECMKLMRKGVLKVEKNCILGLPGQRDWDTCKWFFNEPKPCGDGNDESSNYIPCKATADYLNSEVLLDAVPESEPPFIHGFLAPGTN